A stretch of Endozoicomonas sp. SCSIO W0465 DNA encodes these proteins:
- a CDS encoding LysE family translocator, with amino-acid sequence MITVEAFITLGLASILLSLAPGPDNIFVLTQSALHGRKAGFFVTLGLCTGLIFHTAAVAFGVAAIFQTSVLAFNILKLIGAAYLIYLAWQAFKAPGKNINSAGRSDPVTPIKLYFRGIIMNITNPKVSIFFLAFLPQFASPESGAIAPQIFVLGFIFILVTLLVFNIISLLSSMLGAWLSGSKKAQLYLNKISGTVFLGLALKLATSEVKI; translated from the coding sequence ATGATTACAGTTGAAGCATTTATTACCTTGGGGTTAGCATCCATTCTTCTGAGTCTGGCACCAGGACCTGATAATATTTTTGTATTAACCCAATCGGCTCTGCACGGTAGAAAGGCTGGTTTTTTTGTTACTTTGGGCTTATGTACTGGCCTGATCTTTCATACAGCTGCAGTAGCCTTTGGGGTGGCAGCAATTTTTCAAACATCAGTGCTTGCATTTAATATACTCAAATTGATTGGTGCAGCTTATCTTATATATTTAGCATGGCAGGCATTTAAAGCACCAGGTAAAAACATTAATAGCGCTGGGAGGTCTGATCCTGTAACCCCGATTAAACTGTATTTTCGCGGTATTATAATGAATATTACAAACCCGAAAGTTTCAATTTTCTTTTTAGCTTTTCTTCCACAATTCGCATCACCTGAGTCAGGAGCGATTGCACCACAGATTTTTGTTCTCGGTTTTATATTTATCCTTGTCACTTTACTGGTCTTCAATATTATATCACTATTGTCTTCTATGCTAGGAGCATGGCTGTCTGGTTCAAAAAAAGCCCAACTATATCTTAATAAAATTTCAGGTACCGTTTTTCTTGGTCTTGCACTAAAACTTGCTACATCAGAGGTGAAAATTTAG
- a CDS encoding IS630 family transposase, which produces MGLELKRPQPMKYVNITDEAVVLTLKYAKHYGPLRCIRERAHGLLLSNRGFTLEQIAEILEIKYQTVSQWIDDWEDYGIRALYKKHGGGRSCIYDESEVQRIKELVAEEPRRLSYVKSKIEDETGKSSSKLTLANIVKKLGLVYKRLRKSCKHKRDEEHFQRCKTALKDAQEAERKGLINLFYFDESGFTQEPCVPYGWQEKGKQLRIPSVKSKRINVLGFMNRSCELFHYPVVGSVNSDTVIAAFDDFAEKMEDEKYSSNDRYTVVMVDNASIHTSKKFRDRIADWTLEKKLLICFLPTYSPELNLIEILWRKVKYEWLNLLSIKSFTEFEKEVERVFASFGESHMISFANTK; this is translated from the coding sequence GTGGGTCTTGAACTAAAACGTCCCCAACCTATGAAGTATGTCAATATCACTGATGAAGCTGTTGTATTAACTTTGAAATACGCCAAGCACTACGGCCCTCTGAGGTGTATCAGGGAAAGAGCTCATGGTCTTCTATTGAGTAATCGAGGCTTTACCCTTGAGCAAATTGCAGAAATCCTTGAGATTAAATATCAGACCGTTTCCCAATGGATTGATGATTGGGAGGACTATGGTATTCGTGCATTGTATAAGAAACATGGTGGTGGAAGATCTTGCATATATGATGAATCTGAAGTGCAACGCATAAAAGAGTTAGTAGCAGAAGAGCCTCGTCGTTTATCGTATGTAAAATCCAAAATTGAGGATGAGACCGGTAAATCCTCATCAAAACTTACTCTGGCCAACATCGTAAAAAAGTTAGGACTGGTTTACAAAAGACTCCGTAAATCGTGCAAACATAAACGGGACGAAGAGCATTTCCAGCGTTGTAAAACTGCACTGAAAGACGCCCAGGAAGCTGAGCGCAAAGGGTTAATAAACTTGTTTTATTTTGATGAGTCCGGATTTACTCAAGAACCTTGTGTGCCATATGGCTGGCAGGAAAAAGGAAAGCAGCTCAGAATTCCATCAGTCAAAAGTAAGCGCATCAACGTGCTGGGCTTTATGAATCGGAGCTGTGAGCTGTTTCATTACCCTGTTGTGGGCTCTGTGAATAGTGATACAGTGATTGCAGCCTTTGACGACTTCGCAGAGAAAATGGAGGATGAAAAATACAGTTCAAATGACCGCTACACCGTAGTTATGGTGGACAATGCCAGTATTCATACCAGCAAAAAGTTTCGTGACAGAATCGCTGACTGGACTCTTGAGAAAAAGTTACTGATCTGCTTTCTTCCAACATATTCACCTGAACTCAATCTGATTGAGATCCTGTGGAGGAAAGTAAAGTATGAATGGCTCAATCTATTGTCAATCAAGAGTTTCACGGAATTTGAAAAGGAAGTTGAACGAGTGTTCGCTTCATTTGGAGAGAGTCATATGATTTCGTTTGCAAATACTAAATAA
- a CDS encoding GNAT family N-acetyltransferase — translation MLPSQTQIKPCTSQGDPVRVNKCQSTLGNATFSGRLITVLDRASCDSDKDLELVNFVNKAYDDTRISFDNKSNPTQFYFCLTEGGKLLACAGYMNGAKAVTKVAKLDKTDCYISPFAALNGNGYGKHLLKEIEQRAKDQGFNRMVFDVWNEAPQDMNPYYVKYGCEKGDTVKYTLNGKENSTTRYVKDLS, via the coding sequence ATGTTGCCATCACAAACACAAATTAAACCCTGTACTTCACAGGGCGATCCTGTACGCGTTAATAAATGTCAAAGCACATTGGGGAATGCAACATTTTCTGGTCGATTAATCACTGTTCTGGATAGAGCCTCATGTGATTCGGACAAAGATCTTGAATTAGTTAATTTCGTTAATAAGGCATATGATGATACCAGGATTAGTTTTGACAATAAATCAAATCCTACACAATTTTATTTTTGTCTCACTGAAGGTGGTAAATTATTAGCTTGTGCGGGTTACATGAATGGCGCTAAAGCTGTGACTAAAGTAGCAAAATTAGATAAAACAGATTGCTACATCTCACCTTTCGCAGCATTAAATGGGAATGGTTATGGAAAACATCTTCTAAAAGAAATAGAGCAAAGGGCAAAAGATCAGGGTTTTAACAGAATGGTTTTTGATGTATGGAATGAAGCTCCTCAGGATATGAATCCTTACTATGTAAAATATGGTTGTGAGAAAGGAGATACAGTCAAATATACGTTGAACGGGAAAGAAAATTCCACAACAAGATATGTTAAGGACTTATCCTAA
- a CDS encoding zinc-binding dehydrogenase, whose product MIEPCIREVNGEAMAEPWYFGSECDGGFAEYAVVSSNHAHKIVSEFSDIELASFPCSYSTAENLLTKSNVKAEDIVLITGASGGVGSAAIQLATARGATVIAITSPEKSQEILDLGASKVIHRDESIVRTLGKNSIDVVIDMVAGKSWTELLDVLKPGGRYAVAGAIAGPLVELDIRTLYLKDLTFFGCTVLEHNVFANLIRRIESGDIKPIVAHSFALDKIVEAQEAFLEKKHIGKIVLAVSAS is encoded by the coding sequence TTGATCGAACCCTGTATTCGTGAGGTAAATGGTGAAGCCATGGCCGAACCATGGTATTTCGGTTCTGAATGTGATGGAGGTTTCGCTGAGTACGCTGTTGTATCCTCTAATCATGCACATAAAATAGTCAGTGAATTTTCAGATATAGAGTTGGCCTCTTTTCCCTGCTCCTACTCAACAGCAGAGAACTTACTTACTAAATCTAATGTGAAAGCAGAGGATATCGTACTGATCACTGGTGCTTCCGGTGGGGTAGGGTCTGCCGCTATACAACTTGCAACGGCAAGGGGAGCAACAGTCATTGCCATAACAAGTCCCGAAAAGTCTCAAGAGATTCTTGATTTAGGTGCTTCAAAAGTAATACACCGAGATGAAAGTATTGTGCGCACTTTGGGGAAAAATAGCATTGATGTAGTCATAGACATGGTTGCAGGTAAAAGCTGGACCGAACTTCTGGATGTTCTTAAGCCGGGTGGCCGTTATGCAGTTGCCGGGGCCATTGCCGGGCCTCTTGTTGAACTTGACATCAGGACTTTGTATTTAAAGGATTTGACTTTTTTTGGTTGTACTGTTCTGGAGCACAATGTATTTGCTAATTTAATTCGTCGCATTGAAAGTGGTGATATTAAGCCAATTGTGGCTCATAGCTTCGCATTAGATAAAATTGTTGAAGCACAAGAGGCTTTTCTAGAAAAGAAGCATATTGGTAAGATTGTGCTTGCAGTATCTGCTAGCTGA
- a CDS encoding Fic family protein, translating to MTAANDTVWGMSPNRAMARQLAVRDIPSLVYNAVNLEGVAMTLPEVQTLLDGITVGGHKISDQNMALNQAAAWKYLFSLVSEDKFSFSKDIALSVHSIAGKEEALEWGAFRTGNVTISGSEYEPPSPKDLDHVWAEIESEMAACNDVYDLAITAFLRMARAQFFWDVNKRMGRFMMNGILLNDGFPIINVPAKRQKEFNQLMLDFYTTAEMTEMNKFLRSCIHEKIIENFLPNG from the coding sequence ATGACAGCGGCAAATGATACAGTTTGGGGAATGAGCCCTAATCGTGCGATGGCCAGACAACTTGCCGTTCGGGATATTCCTTCTCTGGTTTATAATGCAGTAAATCTTGAAGGGGTCGCAATGACCTTACCAGAAGTTCAGACGCTATTAGATGGAATCACTGTTGGTGGTCACAAAATCAGTGATCAGAATATGGCTTTGAACCAGGCTGCAGCATGGAAATATTTGTTTTCTCTTGTCTCTGAGGATAAGTTTTCTTTTTCAAAGGACATTGCATTATCTGTTCATAGCATTGCAGGAAAAGAGGAAGCCTTGGAGTGGGGTGCCTTTCGCACTGGCAATGTAACGATTAGCGGATCTGAGTACGAACCTCCTTCCCCTAAAGACCTTGATCATGTCTGGGCAGAGATTGAATCTGAAATGGCTGCTTGTAACGATGTTTATGATCTGGCAATTACGGCTTTTCTGAGAATGGCAAGAGCACAGTTTTTCTGGGATGTGAACAAGCGCATGGGGCGATTCATGATGAATGGTATTCTGCTTAATGATGGATTTCCAATCATCAATGTGCCAGCAAAGCGACAGAAAGAGTTTAATCAGTTGATGCTGGATTTCTATACGACAGCAGAAATGACTGAAATGAATAAGTTTTTAAGATCGTGCATTCATGAAAAAATCATAGAGAACTTCCTACCGAACGGCTAA